The nucleotide sequence TCAATTTGAGAGCATTTTACGACTGCTCATCTGCCCATCAAATCCGAAACAAGCTGTAAATCTACGTACGAGCATAAAATCCTCAACTGATTGCCAATAAAACTTATCAACACTGAGTATGGCCCTCTTAAACGTGAGTTTGCATGGCTTAGATAACCCAAGCGAATAATCGTTGATTCACTCCTAAGTTTATGCAGCCGTGTTAAAAACCCTCCCCACCCTAGTTAGTTTTATGCTGGCCCAGGCCCCGGCCATCCCACCTGCGGAAATTATTCGCCCCGATGAGGTACGGCCACTGCCGGGAGCCTTGGATAGGGTGCCAGTGTTTAATAGCAACAGTCCCGAAAAAATTCAACAGGCAGGAATTCTCCTCTCAACCCTCAACCCGGCCGGTAAACAAAACCCCGCCGCCCATCTGAATTTCAGCTTTAATGACCGCTTTGATATTTTTGCCCACCATGTCACCAAGGCAGCCCCAGTTCCGGCTCCTCAGGTTATGTATCTGGGTATTTTGGTCGAAAATCCCAACAAAACCCCTGTGCGGATCTTGGTGCTCCAGGCCAACACTCGTTTGACCACCCACGCCCCCTTTGTCAATTTGCCGACCCAGGTTTTAGATCAACGAAATCGGGTCTTTGCCGGGCCGGGGAGTCGTGCCAGTGGAGACTTTCTCCGGCGAGAACGAGATGCCATTTTCCCGGAAAGCTATGTGATTGCGCCCCAAACCAGCCAAATGCTCACGGTTCTACCCATCCCTGCCACGGCCTTAAATGGTCGCTCCCTGTTAATGCGGCTGTTTAGCAATGGTCGGGTCAACCTGGCCAGCCTCGCCCTTTGGGAAAAACCGGGGACTGACAAAATTCCGACCTTAGAAGACTGGCAAAATCTGGCGCAAACGGGCCAACTTTCTACGCCTCGGGATCGGACTCCTACTCCTTTGACGCAAACTAGTGGGCAATTTATCTATGGGCGGGTGGCCGGAGTGTCCCAGGGTTCACAATGGCGGGCCACCGTGACAGATCGTCCCGAAATTCCTTATTTAACAATTCCGGCCGAAAACCAGGCCATTTCCTATGTTGTCAATACTCTCGACCGGGGGACATTGGGAACGCGGCAAATTCAAAGCGCGCCGATGCTGGTTCGTTATCCCGATACGGCCTATCGCAGTCATGGCAATTATGGCGTTCTCTACGAGTTAACCTTACCCCTCAAAAACCCCACAACCCAGGCCCAGCAAGTAGCCATTCGGTTTCAAACTCCGATCAAAGAAGATCAACTCTCCCAGGCCGGGTTACGCTATCTGCAAACACCCGCCAATCAAATCTTTTTTCGTGGGCCCATCCGACTGGAATACGAAGCGAATGGTACAACTCAAGTGAAGTATTTTCATCTGGTACAACGGCGGGGACAAATGGGCGAACCCCTCTTGACCTTAGATCTGCCTCCCCAAACTCAGCGCACTGTCAAAGTGGAACTCGTCTATCCCCCCGATGCCACGCCGCCCCAAGTCTTAACCGTGGAAACCCGCCCCGTTATCGCCCCTGTCAGTCAAAATAGCCCTCACCAGCCCCTCTAAGGTATGTTCTGCGGCTTCTATCTCCACCCGCCCGAAATACTTGCGGCAGGCCTGGGAGGTTTGGGGGCCAATTGAAGCCAGTTTGACCCTTTCTAAAAGAGCTTGGGCAATTTCAACTCCGCCGACCAATTGACAGAAATGCTGGACGGTTTTGCCACTGGTAAAGGTGATTAGGGTTAGGGTTTTGGCCTGGAGTAACTCCGCTATTTCCGGGGCAATTTGGTGCGGGCAACGGGATTCATAGGCCGCAACTTCGACAATTTTGGCTCCAGCATCGGCCATGGCCTGGACAAGCATCTCCCGTCCGCCCGTCTCCACCCGTGGGAAAAGGATTTTCAACCCAGTCATGGACTCAGGAAAATGCTCAACCAAGGCATCGGCAATAAACTGAGGCGGAATAAAATCCGGGCTGCGGCCCTGGGTTTGGAGGGATTGGGCTGTTTTTTGGCCAACTACGGCAATTTTTAGCGGAGTCAATTTAGCTGGATCAATCCCCAGGCCCCGCATGCGTGACCAAACAGCCTCAACCCCATTCGTGGAGGTTAAAATGAGCCAATCAAAGCTGTCCAGAATTTCCAGGGCATGATCCAATGCATCCCAACTGCTGGGCGGGCCAATTTCTAAGGTGGGCATTTCCCAAACAGTCGCTCCTGCTTGACGAAGGGCTTGACTAAAGGTTGGGGCCTGGGTGGCGGCACGGGTGACAAGAATGGATTGACCAGCAAGGGGTAACATCGGGCAACTCAAAGAGAAGACGTAGTTTTATCTTCCTCTCTTATCCGGCGGTGTTAGCCAACCCGTTTAAAATTGCCAGGGATTCATCCACATGGGCCTTGAAGTTAAGCATGGAGTCAAAAATATGGCGGACAATGCCCCCTTGATCAATGACATAGGTGACCCGGCCAGGCAAAAACCCAAACAAGGCTCCGGGAACCCCAAAGGCTTGACGAGCTTGATTACCTTTATCACTGAGCACCAGAAAGGGCAATTTTTGATTGGTGGTAAACCGGGCCTGGGCCGCCACAGAATCATCACTGATCCCAATCACCTCCGCGCCCAAGTCCTGAAAAACGTCATAGGCATCCCGAAAGGCACAGGCTTCGATGGTACAACCCGGACTCTCTGATTTGGGATAGAAAAATAAAACGATCGCCTTTTTCCCTTGAAAATCCCTCAGACGGATGATTTCACCCTGGGCATCGGGGAGGCTAATATCTGGGACGGGATCACCGACTTTAATGGGGTTGGCCATCGGGACTTAGTTACCCCCCAACCATTTTTGGGCATTCAGGCGTTGGACAATTCCAAAAACAAGTAAGTCTAAGGTTACTTTCCGCTCATCACAGAGAAAAGGCTCAATGGTGCTGCTGGGTACGCCCCCCATCGTTTCTGAAAAGGCTTTGCGGCCCTGGATGTCTTCGTCCAAAAAATATAGGTTAAATTGATGTTGGCCTGGTTGCCATTGTCCCTGAATTTGTCCGTCCGTAAAGGCTAGAGATACATTTTGAACCTGCTTGGCCTGGAGGGCATGGGTTAAGGCTGGCAAAAAGTCTTGTTGAATAAACTCAGCAAAAGGTTTGGCCTCCACAGCCGGGGGTTTTTCTTTCTTGACAGGTGTAGTTGGAGTAGCCTCGGTAGTCCCAGGCGTTACGGATTCTTCAGACATCGCTCTTACCCAGATAGAACTCAACTTTAGTATAAGGGGCTGGCAGAATCTCTCGGAATTGGCCTGACTCCCTAAGCCCTTAAAAGAAGATCAACTCTGGAATAGAGAACTATCTATATTTGTCTGGCCAAGTTAGCACTTTACCAGGTCGGATCGTCCAGTTCTTCAATGAGTAAATCTATGGCCTGGCGATGCTGGCTTAACCAGGATTCACATTGTTTGATATCCCTCACGGCTGCGGCAAACTTAGCCAACACTGTCCCTAAATCCAATTGGCCCGCTTCAATTTCACTAATAGTTTCCTCAACGCGAGCAACGGCAGTTGGATAATCCCAGGCCGGGTCATCTTCAGGCTCAAGGGGAGGGGGTGAAACAGTCATAACGAGTTTGGCTAAAGCCCTGATTATGATTCAAAGGTAATTTCCTCTATTATAAACTCAAACTTGCTTCTCGATCTAGACTTGGCCTGGAAAAGTCTTCAGATTGCCAATCGAAATTAACATCATTTTGAGATAGTGCTAGAAATTACAAATAGTGCGTGAGTGATCACAATATCAAAAATATTCAAAATTGTGGGCAGACAATTTCTGATTTTATTGACAGTGGGGCGGATGTCAGCAGGAGTTAACTAATGCTCTGGTTTAAGATATGGCATGGATTTTTAATCCCCCTTGTCACCTACCCATCAGGCTGACCATTGTGATGACTCTTGGGCTGAATTGGCCTGGGCTTAAGGGCACAAAGCTTTGATTATTGAAGAACAGTCCTCGGGAAATGGGCAAGAATTTGTTAGCATTGCCAAGGAGATATTTTTATTCACGGTTGCTCTAGATAGCCTTGAAAATCGTGTGATTATTTACCGAGTGTATCTTCGTTAATTCTTTTAGGTCGTGCAATGCTGCGGTTGTCCCATATCAGTAAGATTTATCCCACCGGGGAAGTCCTCAAGGATGTGAATTGGGAGGTTAAGCCTGGGGATCGGATTGGCCTGGTGGGGATGAACGGGGCTGGCAAATCAACACAACTAAAAATTATTGCGGGGGAGATGGAACCCACCGATGGGGAAGTGATTCGACCGGCCAGCCTAAAAATCGCTTATTTAACCCAAGAATTTGAAGTAGAACCCAGTCGAACCGTGCGGGAAGAGTTTTGGACAGTCTTTGCCGAGGCCAACTCAACCCAGCAGGCTTTGTTAGAGGTTCAGCAGGAGATGAACACAACGGACATGGAGGAACTGGAGCGGCTGATTCACAGATTGGATCGACTCCAACGCCAATTTGAGGGGTTAGATGGCTATGGCCTGGAGGCTCGGATTGAGAAAATTCTCCCGGAGATGGGCTTTGAGGCTGGGGATGGCGATCGTTTGGTGAGTTCCTTTAGTGGGGGTTGGCAGATGCGGATGAGTTTGGGGAAAATTCTTCTCCAGGCCCCCGATCTGTTGCTTTTAGACGA is from Synechococcus sp. PCC 6312 and encodes:
- a CDS encoding peroxiredoxin, with amino-acid sequence MANPIKVGDPVPDISLPDAQGEIIRLRDFQGKKAIVLFFYPKSESPGCTIEACAFRDAYDVFQDLGAEVIGISDDSVAAQARFTTNQKLPFLVLSDKGNQARQAFGVPGALFGFLPGRVTYVIDQGGIVRHIFDSMLNFKAHVDESLAILNGLANTAG
- the xseB gene encoding exodeoxyribonuclease VII small subunit, whose product is MTVSPPPLEPEDDPAWDYPTAVARVEETISEIEAGQLDLGTVLAKFAAAVRDIKQCESWLSQHRQAIDLLIEELDDPTW
- a CDS encoding DUF2996 domain-containing protein translates to MSEESVTPGTTEATPTTPVKKEKPPAVEAKPFAEFIQQDFLPALTHALQAKQVQNVSLAFTDGQIQGQWQPGQHQFNLYFLDEDIQGRKAFSETMGGVPSSTIEPFLCDERKVTLDLLVFGIVQRLNAQKWLGGN
- a CDS encoding DUF3370 domain-containing protein, encoding MLKTLPTLVSFMLAQAPAIPPAEIIRPDEVRPLPGALDRVPVFNSNSPEKIQQAGILLSTLNPAGKQNPAAHLNFSFNDRFDIFAHHVTKAAPVPAPQVMYLGILVENPNKTPVRILVLQANTRLTTHAPFVNLPTQVLDQRNRVFAGPGSRASGDFLRRERDAIFPESYVIAPQTSQMLTVLPIPATALNGRSLLMRLFSNGRVNLASLALWEKPGTDKIPTLEDWQNLAQTGQLSTPRDRTPTPLTQTSGQFIYGRVAGVSQGSQWRATVTDRPEIPYLTIPAENQAISYVVNTLDRGTLGTRQIQSAPMLVRYPDTAYRSHGNYGVLYELTLPLKNPTTQAQQVAIRFQTPIKEDQLSQAGLRYLQTPANQIFFRGPIRLEYEANGTTQVKYFHLVQRRGQMGEPLLTLDLPPQTQRTVKVELVYPPDATPPQVLTVETRPVIAPVSQNSPHQPL
- a CDS encoding uroporphyrinogen-III synthase is translated as MLPLAGQSILVTRAATQAPTFSQALRQAGATVWEMPTLEIGPPSSWDALDHALEILDSFDWLILTSTNGVEAVWSRMRGLGIDPAKLTPLKIAVVGQKTAQSLQTQGRSPDFIPPQFIADALVEHFPESMTGLKILFPRVETGGREMLVQAMADAGAKIVEVAAYESRCPHQIAPEIAELLQAKTLTLITFTSGKTVQHFCQLVGGVEIAQALLERVKLASIGPQTSQACRKYFGRVEIEAAEHTLEGLVRAILTDRGDNGAGFHG